A region of the Zymomonas mobilis subsp. mobilis ATCC 10988 genome:
ATAGTCAGGGCGATGCATTGAAAAAACAATGCGAAGCACGGCTGAAAGCGGCACAGAAAAAAATCGAACAGATCAGTCTCGATCAGGACGGAAGGGCAACAGGAACTAGTCCTTTCGATGCGGAGTAAATAATAGATATGGCAGTTAATCTTAAGACCATGATGGAACAGGTCGCTCAGGATATTGACCGGCTTTTTGCTGAACAATTACCGGTTCCAGAAGACCCCCGTCGCCGCTTGGTAGAGGCCATGCGCTATGCCGCAATCGGTGGCGGAAAAAGACTGCGTCCTCTTCTGGTTGTCGCCACCTGCGCCTTGTTCAATGTCGATCGCGAAGCCGCTTTACGGGTCGGCATGGCTATCGAATGTATCCATGTCTATTCTTTGATTCATGATGACATGCCCTGCATGGACAATGATGATTTGCGGCGTGGCAAACCCACTGTTCATAAAGCCTTTGATGATGCTTCTGCGGTTCTTTCAGGTGACGCGCTTCAGGCTTTGGCTTTTGAAATTCTTTCAGAAGAAAAAATCCATACCGATCCCCATGTTCGGCTGGAATTGATTCAGGCTTTGGCTATCGCCTCCGGTAAAGACGGTATGGTCGGTGGACAGGCCATCGATTTGGCCGCAGAAACCTCGACGGTGCCTTTTGATCTTCCGACCATCACCCGCTTGCAACAGCTTAAAACCGGCGCCTTATTCGGTTTTTGTTTAGAAGCTGGTGCTATCATGGGTCGTCAGAATAAAGACATCCGTGATCGTCTGAAGGCCTATGCCCGTGATATCGGTCTTGCTTTCCAGATTGCTGATGATCTGATCGATGCCGAAGGTGACGAAGCCGTTGCCGGAAAAGCAGTCGGTAAAGATGCTGCCGCCGGAAAAGCGACCTTCCTGTCTCTGTTAGGTCTCGAAAAAGCCCGCTCACAGGCACAGGCATTGGTCGATCAGGCGATTGCTCATCTGTCTGTTTTCGGATCAGAAGCCGATTATTTACGGAGTATTGCTCGCTATATCGTAGCGCGCGATCACTAAATTTTACGTATCAGCCTCTTTTGACAGCAAAAAATCTTGAAAAAGTTTTTTGCTGTCAGGAGTGTGAAGGGAAATGTTGTGATATGGACGCTCTCTCTCCGAAAAAGCAGCCCATTGCGCTTTATCCCGGTACTTTTGACCCTGTCACGCTAGGTCATCTTGATATTATCCGGCGCGGCGCTCGTATCTTCGACCATCTTATTATTGCAGTTGCTGAGAATCCGGGGAAATCGCCGCTTTTCTCATCAGAAGAGCGGGCTTCCATGATCCGTCATGAAATAAGCCGCCTCGAAAACCCAACAAAAAGCCGTATCGAAGTTATCATCTATAACTCTTTGCTGATGGATTGCGTCGAAAGCCAAGGCGCATCGGTTATTCTAAGGGGTTTGCGTGCGGTTGCCGATTTTGAATATGAATATCAAATGGCGGGCATGAACCAGCAAATAAATAATAAAATCGAAACTGTCTTTTTGATGGCAGACAGCGTTTTGCAACCTGTTGCTTCCCGTTTGGTCAAGGAAATCGCTTTTTATAATGGCAATATCACGCCTTTTGTGCCGCCTTATGTCGCACAAAAATTACAAGAAGCCGTTACAAGAAAAAAATCTTTTCAAGATTAGAATCTTTGGAATCAGAACGCTTGCAAGCCACAAAGTAAGGTTTTTATCCATATAACCTTCATCTTTTATCAGGCATAAGGTGACATTCTTTATTCCGAAGGCAAAACCCATCCCGTAACCGCTTTTTCTTTCCTGATAATCAGGACAAGACTTTTGAAAAGCCTGTCCGATATGTCTATAACTCGGGTGATGATTGCTTAAATTATCAATATACCGTCAAGAAGGATGTTTATACTATGCGCTGTAAGGGTATTTTAAAAAGCACTAGCGCCATTTTTGTGTTTTTTTTCTTAGCCGCGCCCCTTCTTG
Encoded here:
- a CDS encoding exodeoxyribonuclease VII small subunit — translated: MSQEKNISELSFEEALKKLEEIVRRLESGDTTLEDSIQMYSQGDALKKQCEARLKAAQKKIEQISLDQDGRATGTSPFDAE
- a CDS encoding polyprenyl synthetase family protein — translated: MAVNLKTMMEQVAQDIDRLFAEQLPVPEDPRRRLVEAMRYAAIGGGKRLRPLLVVATCALFNVDREAALRVGMAIECIHVYSLIHDDMPCMDNDDLRRGKPTVHKAFDDASAVLSGDALQALAFEILSEEKIHTDPHVRLELIQALAIASGKDGMVGGQAIDLAAETSTVPFDLPTITRLQQLKTGALFGFCLEAGAIMGRQNKDIRDRLKAYARDIGLAFQIADDLIDAEGDEAVAGKAVGKDAAAGKATFLSLLGLEKARSQAQALVDQAIAHLSVFGSEADYLRSIARYIVARDH
- the coaD gene encoding pantetheine-phosphate adenylyltransferase, which translates into the protein MDALSPKKQPIALYPGTFDPVTLGHLDIIRRGARIFDHLIIAVAENPGKSPLFSSEERASMIRHEISRLENPTKSRIEVIIYNSLLMDCVESQGASVILRGLRAVADFEYEYQMAGMNQQINNKIETVFLMADSVLQPVASRLVKEIAFYNGNITPFVPPYVAQKLQEAVTRKKSFQD